In the Triticum aestivum cultivar Chinese Spring chromosome 2B, IWGSC CS RefSeq v2.1, whole genome shotgun sequence genome, atcacacataaacctccttatatcttcctcaaaacagccaaaatacctacctattatggcatttccatagccattccgagatatattgccatgcaactttccaccgttccgttcatcgtcatcataacatactttacttttgtcatattgccattgcatgatcatgtagttgacatcgtatttgtggcaaagccaccatgcataatttctcAAAcaagtcactcttgattcattgcaccatcacggtacaccgccggaggcattcatatagagtcatatcttgttctagtttcgagttgtaattcatatgatgtaatcaatgaaagtgtgatgatcatcattattagagcattgcccaaaaagaaaaaaagaagaaaaaaaaagaaaataaaaagaaaataaataaaaagggcaatgttactatctctttttccacacttgtgcttcaaagtagcaccttgttcttcatgtagtgagtctcataaattgtgcttcaaagtagcaccatgtttttcatatagtgagtctcataggttgtctttttcatacaagtgggaattttctattatagaacttggcttgtatattcctacgacgggcttcctcaaatgccctaggtcttcgtgagcaagcaagttggatgcacacccactagttttcttttgttgagcattcatttatagctctagtgcatccgttgcatggcaatccctactcctcatgttgacatcaattgatgggcatctccatagcccgttgattatcctcgtcaatgtgagactttctccttttttgtcttctccacacaatccccatcatcatattctattccatccttagtgctatatccatggctcacgctcatgtattgcgtgaaggttgaaaaagtttgagattatttaagtatgaaacaattgcttggcttgtcatcgggggtatagaagttgggaacatctttgtgtgacgaaaatgaagcatagcctaactatatgattttgtagggatgaactttcttttgccatgttattttgaaaagacatgattactttgattagtatgcttgaagtgttactatttcttttatcaatatgaacttttattttgaatcattttggatctgaacattcatgccacaataaagaaaattacattgagaattatgctaggtagcattccacatcaaaaattcttttttttaccatttacctactcgaggacgagcaggaactaagcttggggatgcttaatacgtctccaacgtatctacaatttttgattgttccatgctattatattaccccttttggatgtttatgggctttattttacacatttataacatttttgggactaacctactaactggaggcccagcccgtattgctgtttttttgcctatttcagtatttcaaagaaaaggaatatcaaacggagtccaaacagaatgaaaccttcgggagcgtgatttttggaacgaacgtgatccataggacttggaatgcaagtcaagaagcagccgaggcgtccatgacagggtagggcgcgcccacccctatagggcgcgcccctgtctcgtgggcccctcgggtggccaccgacgtgcttcttcctcctatataagcctacgtacccctaaaacatccaaggagccaacgaaacacaatttccaccgtcgtaaccttctgtatccgcgagatcccatcttggagccttcgccggcgctccgccggagggggaatcgaccacggagggcttctacatcaacaccatagcccctccgatgagttgtgagtagtttaccacagaccttcgggtccatagttattagctagatggcttcttctctctttttcgatctcaatacaatgttctccccctctcttgtggagatctattcgaggtaaactctttttgtggtgtgtttgtcgagatccgatgaattgtgggtttatgatcaagtttatctatgagaaatatttgaatctcctctgaattcttttatgtatgattgagttatatttgcaagtctcttcgaattatctgtttggtttggcctactagattgatctttcttaccatgggagaagtgcttagctttgggttcaatcttgcggtgtccttacccagtgacagaaagggttgcaaggaacatattgtattgttgccatcgaggataaaaagatggggtttatatcatattgcatgagtttatccctctacatcatgtcatcttgcttaaggcgttactctgttcttatgaacttaatactctagatgcaggcaggagtcggtcgatgtgtggagtaatagtagtagatgcaggcaggcgtcggtctacttgttgcggacgtgatgactatatacatgatcatgcctggataatctcataattattcgcttttctatcaattgctcgacagtaatttgtccataagcataattcatattggcatcttggccacaagcatagcaaacatcatcaaaaagggatatttcaaacaaattcaagggatcatagcaatcatcatagcaatcatccttcggtaagaatgaaggggaattaaataatgtatgagttggagggttactctcattagaaggtgggcacgggtagctaatccgctcttcctccttttattcttcgctctcctcattatctttttcatccaatgagctcacaatttcatcaatttcttcttccatagcttcctgcaaaatattagtctcttcttggacagtggagactttctcaataaatgcattaatatagtaattgtattcataattttcatagcaatatctaagtatagcaagattttcaggcctataaacaccatcatcatcaaaagcttcatacttttcaaacaaaggttcaatttcataagcagccttaaaagcaacaaattcttctatttgttcaacatcatagtaatcatatataccattagcataagaagctaaggtttcattatcattaaatttgcatgaaaagggaaggtgtggagccttcatcctagagcaacaagtaatatcatatctcaagcatagaccccgggcataccaacgcaacataataaattgatcccataatagtttccctttttgtgtcaagcgagaatccctaaagtattcatgttgatccaacgtgtcttccattataaagttgaatggggttttctcaggattatcaaagtagtacataatatctctcacataatgagaatcgagggttttaggagttaccccatctccatgagtagcaagtacacctaatttttttggtattttgtgttccatatccataactaaagatagagaacaacttagaacagcaaataaaaattacttagtgataaagcaaacaagcacacacgagaatattcaccccacgctataactccccggcaacggcgccagaaaaaggtcttgataacccgcaagtatacgggatatttgtagcctctttcgataagtaagattgtcgaacccaacgaggagctaaaggtagaacaaatactctctcaagtcctatcggccactgatacgactctacacacgcttgacgttcgctttacctagaacaagtatgaaactagaggtactttgtaggtgtgataggatagttttgcaagaaagtaaagaacgcgtaaataaaaagtaaggGCTGTTTAGATAAGGATGCAAGAAAgtaagtatagcgagtgtggaaaagtggtggtaggagttgtgaaattgtccctaagcaattgactactttactagaccgataatcactattgcaattctatttgagggagaggcataagctaacatactttctctacttggatcatatgcacttatgattggaactctagcaagcatccgcaaatgctaaagattcattaaggtaaaacccaaccatagcattaaagtatcaagtcccctttatcccatacgcaaacaacctacttactcgggtatgtgcttctgtcactcacgccacccaccataagcaaatcataaacatattgcaaaccctacagcgggaatgcctcacgcttgcgtgacacggagggcacaataggacagcaccaataataaaacatgcaactcaaaccagtcatagcaattcatcaatcaccggtaggacaacgaagatctactcagacatcataggatggcaacacatcattggaaaataatatgaagcataaagcaccatgttcaagtagagggtacagcaggttgcgggagagtggaccgctggatatagatgggggaaggtgatggagatgttggtgaagatgacggcggtgttggtgaagatcgcggtgatgatgatggccccggcggtgttccgacgccaccggaagcaagggggagagggccccccttcttcttcttcttccttgaccttctccctagacgggagaagggtttcccctctggtccttggctcccatggcgtgggaggggtgagagcccctccgagattggatctatctctctgtttctgcgttctaggATTCTGCCCtcgcaccgtttcctttatatctggagatccgtaactccgattggattgaaaccttccccagatcgttttccaaaaattagcttccTTGCGGctaaagaagggcatcaaccgccttacgggtggcccacgagatagggggacgcgcccacctAGAGTGGTGGCAtgggccactctcgtggccacctcgggcaccgatTCTtccccccaaaaatcacaaatattccaaaataattctccgtccgtttttatcccgtttggactccgtttgatatgggttttctgcgaaaccaaaaatatgcaacagacaggaactgacactgggcactagatcaatatgttagtcccaaaaaatagtataaaaagttaccaaaagtatataaaagttatagaatattggcatggaacaatcaaaaattatatatacgacggagacgtatcaacaacccacctgggcgcgcctgggggtgggttgtgctcccctgggAGCCCCCgttaggtactttcttggcccatcgtgtgtcttctagttaagaaaaaatcaccaaaaatttttgttgcgtttggactccgtttggtattgatttcctgcgaagtaaaaaacaagcaaaaatagcaactggcactaggctctatgtcaaataggttagtcccaaaaaatgatataaagttgctataaaatgattataaaacatctaagaatgataatataacagcatggagcaataaaaaattataggtacgttggagacgtatcacccgtgaACATATAAGCCGCTTTAAATGCCAACCTGTTACAGATGATATTTAACAAGCCCCAAAGTTCACTAAGTAAGTATGAAGGAAttcgatactctcatggtcaaaGAAATTATGCAAGCATATAACTTTCTTTTTGTTACAAACCATTAACTTATGACAAATGTATCTCTTGGCATAACAACAATTGGGATggttcaacacaaatgttcttctAACATTGTGTCCTTAAAGTTACCGACATACTCATGCCCATGATcaagaaaacataaccatcatgcaacacttgagctggtcttagaggcacgactaggaatacatttctACCATTTATCATTCCCCACACGAACATGTGTTTTCCTtcgagcctttatggatatacagGCTCAAGGACCATTGCAATTATAGCACAAAATATAAACATAATTATGaccatggaaataaataataacatttattattgcctctaatgcatatttccaacacggttgGTGTAGAAGACGGCGATGATTTCAGCGACGATGATACATGAGcatgatgctgatggtggccgactgGAAACACGTGGTGTATGTCCGAGGGCTTGCGGGCTTTGGCAAGACTATGGTGCATGGTTGATTCAAGGCAGTGTACACATGAGACACATGAGAGAGCTTGAAGTTGATGGGGTGTGGGGTAGCATGGCTAGCTACATGGAGTCATGTTAAGGGTGGAGCAGGAGTCTGGTGGAAGACTTCACGCTGATAGAGGGGCTATGATGTAAGGATCCAGAGAATTGAAGTGTATTTCAGCGAAAAAAGAGAGAGACACGCGGTTCGGATTGGGGCCCAGTGGTCTGAACGAAAAGTGTTACTTGGCATcgatcggtgatgatcggtggttctgTGTAGTTGGGTTTGAGGCGGTGTGGACTCGATCGGGACAGCAAAggctcgatgcggctatagctgcGAGGCATGCGGTAAGCATGGAACACGCGACAGACCAAGGCACTGGCAGTCAGACAAAGTGTGGAGAGGGTGTTGAAGCTGTGTTGGCAGTACCGGGTTCAAGTTGGTGACAGAGTCTATTGATATCGGGAGATAGATGAGAGTTGGCCATGCAGAATCCGAGAAAGTGACGGAAATTATGAAATTGTGaaaagctgagagagtacatggTTGTTTATTCTGTGGTGTTCACTGCACATGGCAAAGTGCAGATGGCAAGTACTTAAGAAGGCGGAGTGCTATAGGTGTGGGGCATGTAAGAGACTGTCCGAAAAAAAGGGTGAGACACCTGTGAATTTGACTAAGTTGACAGCTGGGCGACGGTGAAATTCTTTTAAATTTCAGACATTAGTCAGGAAAGAGTTAGGATATTGAGTTGGGGCaactcttatatgtggcgtccaATATTTGAGCCGTTCACTTTCACACAAACAGTGATCGGTACGTGATGTCATTGAACAGATACTCTGGAAGTTAGGAGCGTAAACTAAAGTAAAGAAGcgacttaattttgctcgagtattGACTatgaagaagacgagaagggactacagttgtaGGTGGAGTTATGTGGAGcctgggagtagcagcggtgctcatcgTATAATCTCAAGTCCAATGTAGATGGAGGTTCGACGCATGGATAAATCCTAAAGGGTAGAGAACACTTGCCAAGGTGGAGAATATTTTTGTAACCTATTACAACATAATAGCACATGTACGCAAGGGGAGCCAACGACGTGTGCCGATGTCTGGGTGCTGGTGGGCAGTATTGTAGCGGTATCATGGGGAGGAGCGTCCATAGTTCATAGTTAgacccggggatgtagccatgttGATGAACCTCATTAACAAGtgccttgtgtgattgcttggttgtCGGTAGATTGATTACGCGCCTCGGATTAACTTTAACATTCCAGCGATGAAAAAAAAATGTACATATATATAAAGGTGAAAAATTATACTGATGGTCTCAGTTTGCTAGAGTTGTTCTTACACGAGGAGAGCACAAGCTGCActtcaattttttttgaagaaaagatAGGTACATCTCTCTAAGTAGAGGAGTGGCACACAATGACCAGTTCTCATGCTATATTGACATGAATACACACACTCAAATTATTGCAGTAGTGACTGTGACTGTACTTGTAAAAAAAATGAGCCGTATACGTGTCTACCCAGATGGCCCGGTCAGCGATGCTTCACCAAGAGAAGCTGCAACTTCTGAAAAATCAGCTGGGTACGGAGCATGGAAGGCGACATACAAGAGCCCGACTGCGCCAACGGCCATGACCAACATGACGAACAGGATGACGGGCCTCTTCCCCCATTTCCCCATGATCCCGAGCGCAAACGGGTAGAGGAGCACGAGGATCCACACGTTGAACAACATCCCGAGCAGCACGTGCCGCGCCTGGTCCGTGAAGAACCCCCATGCCGCCGCCTTGCCTATCGCTGCCCCGACGGCCGCGACGTTCACGACGAGCACCACGATGGTCGGGAGCAGCAGCGGCACCCACCGCACGGTGTAAAGGTCGGCGAACTTGTCATTGGAGCAGGCGTCCGTCTGCTTGGACGTGAGCCTGAAGTATATCCCCTTCCCGGTGACGAGCTTGAGCGCCATGTAAAGCACCGCCGTCGGGTACACGCCCGTGGCCCCGATCATGTAAAACTGCTCGTTGCGGCACCAGTCGAGCAGCGTGATCCCCGCCCATTTCACCTCGAACATGCCGATCACGTGAATCATGCCTATGACGGCGACGAGGTACATGATGTACGTGCCGAACGGCCTCTGGATGTAGAACTGCTCTGAGAAGAGCCAGAGGACGGGGAAGAGGTTGTAGGCCAGAATGAACACCGTGACGATCGGGTAGGTCGACATGTTGAGGTAGGCGATGCGCTGCAGTGGGTGGAGCCGGCGGCCGGCCATGAGAGCATTGCTGTGGGAGAAGAACatctccagggagccgcccgaccaCCGGAGCACCTGGTAGAGGCGCTCGGTGAGGTTGATCGGAGCCGTTCCGCGGAAGGCGGCCGGCTCCATGGAGCAATACATGGAGCGCCACCCTTGCCGGTGCATGCGGAATCCGGTCACCACGTCCTCCGTCGCGATGTTGTACACCCACCCGACGTCTCTCCCCCATGAACTTCCATCCTCGTAGGCACACGTCATCAGGGTAGCCAGGTCATTGCTGAGTGCCTCGTCGACCAACACCGGCGTGATAGACCGCTCCTGGATTGCACCATCCGGCATCGAATTTATGAACGACGTCGAGCTACCGAACTCATTGACCTTACCTGCAAGCTTGATGTTCTCCGCTCTGTAACGTGGTGGCTCCATGCCATAGAGCGCGACACGACGGAACATGGTGCCGGTGCCAAGGTAAGAAGGCCCTTGGAGGCCGTTGAGGGAGAGCATGGTGCCGTCGAAGAAGACACGGTTGTGGTTGGCATATCGGTCCGTCGGGTCGACATCGTCGAAGCGCTGCGGGAACTGAACGAAGGCCGTGTTCTGACCGTCGCGAGGGTCGAGCATGAAGCACATAGGGGCACAAAGGGCTTGCGAATTGTTGATGTAGTGGTCGCCGTCAAAGTTGACGACGAAGGGCGCGTTGGAGAGCAACGCCGAGACACGGAGCATCACGTTCATGGCGCCTGCCTTCTTTTGGTGGTTATAACCAGGGCGCTTCTCCCGGGACATGTAGACGAGCATGGGGAGCCTCGTGTCAACATTGCTGAAGTCAAGTGGATTGTCGCTGCTCGCCGGCGATCCCAGTTGCGGTTTACAACTTGGATGGCCTAGTATGACCTGTGAGGAAAAACACGTTAATTCAAAGCTTGTTTTAATCTACTATAAATTTGAGAAGTTGGTatcctttccttttccttttaaGCCGCCAAATCACTATCCAACGAACAAATTTCGTTGACTGATCTCTCACTAGACTAATCGAAAGGTGCAACTCACAACTTTTACCTGAACAATTCCAGCATGTTGTCCTCTCCTGTGGTTCTCAACCTGCTCGATCCATGTACCAGGCCATTGTGTCCCATCAGCCATCCAGGTAGCACGTACACCATCTCCTTTGGTGCTCGAGTTATACGCATCAGATCGTTGGCGGATGGTGGTGGAAAGGGAGTCTACCCTCACCTTTAACTCATCATACTCTCTGCGCACACGCCTATGATCCCTCATGAATTCTCCCGCCATACTCCCGGCATACGGCTGCGTTTTCATCCCAAAATAGTTCTCGGGGGATCTTGGCTCTACACAGTACTTCCGACAAAAGGGGACCCACAAGACAGCGAAATTGGCAACTTCGATCATCGCCTCGTAGTGCACCAACGTGCCGCCGTCGTCCGAGAGGTAGCAGGCGTACTTGTCGACGGGGTAGTCGGTGGCGAGGATGGAGAGGATGGTGTTCACGGTGTACAAGAGGGGTTCGTCCACGGGGTCGACGGTGGTGACGAAGATGTCGATGCCCGGCAGGTTGGCGTCGCCGGAGTGGTCCGCGAGGGCGGCCAGGTCGGGGACGCGCTTGACGGGGTTGAGCTTGGGCAGCTGGTTGAGGAGCCACGAGAAGCCGAACCAGACGTCGGCGACCATGGACGTGGCCCACAGCCACACGCCGTCATGGTTCTTGTGCTTCACGCGccatgcgaagaaggcgacgatggCGACCAAGCGGACGAGAATCATGAACCTGGTACAGAACGACAGTCGTGTTCAGAACTGTAGCGGTACGTACGAGAACAGCATGCATGCAGACAAGCTAGAATGGCGCGCAGCGCAGACGGACCTGTAAGGATGCAGGATGCTTCCCTTGACCTTGAAGGTCCGGAACAGCGGCGTCCGGTTGCCGTCGCCGGCGATGGATCCCGACGCTTCTCCCTCGTCCGCGGCCACCCACACGTCGTCCTTGGCGTCGACAGCCCGCTTGGCGACGGGGGAGTCGGCTGCTAGGCTGGCGCGCCCGCTCTCGGTGTTCCCATCCGGGGCCTCGACGCGGAGGGCGTTGGCTCTGCGAGTGACTGCCGCGGCCATCGTGTAAGCCAAGCCTACGTGCACCCTGACAGCTGATCTCCCTAGCTTTTTCGTGTCGACCAGATGCTTGCCAGGCGGGGGGTTATATAGGGACTGTCAGGCGCTAGCTAGTCGCTATTGCTCGCAACCATCGGCTGCCAGTTGGGTGGCATGGTCAAATACTGCAACTGGAAGCCGCCGCACGTACGGTGGTGCACTTTTATTCCGTCTGGTCGTACCGCACCGCGGCAAGAACCATTTTCCGAGTTCTGACGGAGCAAATACGACCGACAAAAACTCACCTACTAGATATAAGTACAGtataatactagtactagtatacaGTATCTGTATTGGTATGGAGTGACATGTTTAGGGAAAACGTGTACGCTTACAGTTAGTAGAAGCGAAGATATGGCTCCATGCCACGGAAGAAAACCAGCTGGAAGGAAAGGTACCGGAGAACGACATAATAGTTGCCAAGGTGTGTGCGCATGAATCAGCATGCCCGCACTCTCACTTTACTCTCCTCAGTCAGGAGTTGTTGGCTTTGCTCTAAACTCTCTAAATTCTTTTCAGCTTACTTAACCCCCTAATCAAACTATCGTAGTCCTGTACTCCGGAGCACTTCACCTCTAAAGTCGGTTTCCAGATAACCAAAAAAGTTCCTCAATGGCGTTTTCAAAAGCAAAAAAAGGTTCCTCAATGCATGATAACATGAGAGCTGTTATATTCATCGAAAAAAAGGAGCCGCACATCTAACATACACTCTAGCGTCGAACTGTGTGCGATAATGACATCACACATGCTAAAAGGATAATAAAAAGTAAAAACAATGTGCCAGACAAAGAAACATGCGTGATGATGTTACGATCTTTGCCCGCACAGAGATCCAGGTCATAATTTGGCTACAATGGGGACACAAATCAGAAGAGAAATCAAGGAGGAAGAGCACTGGGGGAGGGGAAAGTAGCCATGCCACAGTTCAGTTCATCATCGATGCCTCCTTCCTCTCGCTAGCTTTCTTAGGCCAACTCTAACCGATCCCCTAAAACTTAGTGGAGTAAAAGGCTTAGTGGAGTATATATATTCCACTGAATTTTGGCCGGACCTAGCCGATTCTCTAAATATAACGGAGTAAATTTTTGTTTTTCTAAACTTCGCAATTATAGTATAAATTGCAACTACATATTAGCACAAATATAGAAACTAAACGTAAATTTAAATGTTCAACCAAATTGCTAATATAGTTTACAAACTGAATTCAAAGTTTGAAAATCGAATTTAAACACGCCAAATGATTCAAATGTAGCAAATAGCATTTCATAGAACAACTAGGACTCGCTTAGACGTTGCCAATGATGCTCAAAAGATCTTGTTGGAGCTGAGTATGAACTTGACGGTTCTTGATCTTGCGATGCTCCTCAAGGAATGTCAAGATCCTGTTTGTATCATACTCTGGCTCAACCGGAGTCCCGTTCGTGATGTACCGAAAGTTCTCAGGCATATCTCTCTTGTCTTCAATATGATGCAACAAGTCATGATTCTGCATAGAACCTTGGAGTTCCAGTACTCGGCAGGGCCACGAACAATTGCAAAGCACTTATGAAGCACACCGAAGGCTCTTTCCACATATTTCCTTGCAACTTGTTATATTGGGCAAAGTGAG is a window encoding:
- the LOC123044578 gene encoding mixed-linked glucan synthase 2 — translated: MAAAVTRRANALRVEAPDGNTESGRASLAADSPVAKRAVDAKDDVWVAADEGEASGSIAGDGNRTPLFRTFKVKGSILHPYRFMILVRLVAIVAFFAWRVKHKNHDGVWLWATSMVADVWFGFSWLLNQLPKLNPVKRVPDLAALADHSGDANLPGIDIFVTTVDPVDEPLLYTVNTILSILATDYPVDKYACYLSDDGGTLVHYEAMIEVANFAVLWVPFCRKYCVEPRSPENYFGMKTQPYAGSMAGEFMRDHRRVRREYDELKVRVDSLSTTIRQRSDAYNSSTKGDGVRATWMADGTQWPGTWIEQVENHRRGQHAGIVQVILGHPSCKPQLGSPASSDNPLDFSNVDTRLPMLVYMSREKRPGYNHQKKAGAMNVMLRVSALLSNAPFVVNFDGDHYINNSQALCAPMCFMLDPRDGQNTAFVQFPQRFDDVDPTDRYANHNRVFFDGTMLSLNGLQGPSYLGTGTMFRRVALYGMEPPRYRAENIKLAGKVNEFGSSTSFINSMPDGAIQERSITPVLVDEALSNDLATLMTCAYEDGSSWGRDVGWVYNIATEDVVTGFRMHRQGWRSMYCSMEPAAFRGTAPINLTERLYQVLRWSGGSLEMFFSHSNALMAGRRLHPLQRIAYLNMSTYPIVTVFILAYNLFPVLWLFSEQFYIQRPFGTYIMYLVAVIGMIHVIGMFEVKWAGITLLDWCRNEQFYMIGATGVYPTAVLYMALKLVTGKGIYFRLTSKQTDACSNDKFADLYTVRWVPLLLPTIVVLVVNVAAVGAAIGKAAAWGFFTDQARHVLLGMLFNVWILVLLYPFALGIMGKWGKRPVILFVMLVMAVGAVGLLYVAFHAPYPADFSEVAASLGEASLTGPSG